The Linepithema humile isolate Giens D197 chromosome 2, Lhum_UNIL_v1.0, whole genome shotgun sequence genome has a segment encoding these proteins:
- the LOC105674005 gene encoding sensory neuron membrane protein 1-like isoform X1: MVSKRRAYDVTVRTLRRIHDTLRRTKLLYAFPFGSAFDKVLRVLEEFNKSTKMVNIKKLGIGGGCMFVFGILFGWWGFPAILRSQIKKAIALKPGSEIREMWSNFPLPLDFKVYLFNVTNPDEIKEGKKPKLQEVGPFFYDEYKVKLDLVDREEEDSVEYSLKSTWFFNPKKSNGLTGEEEMVYPHLMILGMVGATLIEKPAAVGIVGKAVDSIFHKPDSIFVRAKAKDILFDGLPVDCTVTDFAGSAVCNLLKTEAKDLVPDGENRYKFSIFGGKNGTIAPQRMKVLRGVKNYKDVGRVLEYDGKPALDIWPEDHCNAFNGTDSTIFPPLFGPDDDIVSFGYEICRSLSAHYKHHSKIKGVNTLHYTADLGDMSTNPMEKCFCPTPDTCLPKNLYDMTKCLGVPIIGSLPHFYDSDGKYLQMVDGLHPNQEEHEIDMDFEPMTATPLLAHKRLQFNMFIQPVPKFKLMKNFPEALLPLFWVEEGILLDDEFVNKVKVVFKAMAVVGFLKWLMVLGGLGMSVAAGVLHYKSRDSGKLDITKVTPKGSSKEDGKADKSWPPSMNISTIQAASVPSSLDRN; encoded by the exons ATGGTCTCTAAGCGACGCGCGTACGACGTCACCGTTCGCACACTTCGAAGGATACATGACACTTTAAGACGCACGAAGTTGCTATACGCATTTCCGTTTGGAAGTGCGTTTGACAAAGTGCTCCGCGTTCTCGAAGAATTTAATAAG AGCACTAAAATGGTGAATATAAAGAAACTCGGGATCGGCGGTGGATGTATGTTCGTCTTTGGTATTTTATTTGGTTGGTGGGGATTTCCAGCAATCCTTAGATCGCAGATTAAGAAG GCGATCGCGTTGAAGCCAGGCAGCGAGATACGCGAGATGTGGTCAAATTTTCCATTGCCGTTGGATTTTAAAGTCTATCTGTTCAACGTAACCAACCCTGACGAGATCAAGGAGGGTAAGAAGCCGAAGTTGCAAGAAGTAGGACCGTTCTTCTACGA CGAGTATAAAGTGAAGCTGGATCTCGTTGATCGAGAGGAggaagacagcgtcgagtacAGCTTGAAGTCAACGTGGTTCTTCAATCCCAAGAAGAGCAACGGATTGACGGGCGAGGAGGAAATGGTGTATCCTCATCTCATGATCCTGGGAATGGTGGGAGCCACTCTGATCGAGAAGCCAGCCGCAGTCGGGATCGTCG GCAAAGCGGTCGACAGTATCTTCCACAAGCCGGACTCGATATTCGTGAGAGCCAAAGCCAAAGATATACTTTTCGACGGTTTGCCTGTTGATTGCACGGTGACAGACTTTGCCGGGTCGGCGGTGTGCAATTTGCTGAAGACGGAAGCGAAGGATTTGGTGCCGGACGGAGAAAATCGTTACAAGTTCTCAATCTTCGGCGGG AAAAACGGAACCATCGCGCCGCAGCGTATGAAAGTTCTGCGCGgtgttaaaaattacaaggaTGTCGGCCGTGTCCTGGAGTACGATGGTAAACCCGCGCTAGACATTTGGCCGGAGGATCACTGCAACGCTTTCAACGGCACCGACTCGACCATCTTTCCACCTTTGTTCGGGCCGGACGACGACATCGTCTCGTTCGGATACGAGATCTGTCGCAGTCTCAGCGCGCATTACAAACACCATAGCAAAATCAAAG GTGTCAACACTCTTCATTATACTGCTGATCTGGGAGACATGAGCACGAATCCTATGGAGAAGTGTTTCTGCCCGACACCGGACACTTGCTTGccgaaaaatttatatgatatgaCAAAGTGCCTGGGCGTGCCTATTATCGGATCTCTGCCACACTTTTACGACTCTGATGGAAAATACTTGCAAATGGTGGACGGTCTGCACCCGAATCAG GAAGAGCACGAAATCGACATGGATTTCGAGCCGATGACGGCCACGCCGCTCCTCGCGCATAAGCGGCTGCAGTTCAACATGTTCATACAACCGGTACCGAAGTTCAAACTGATGAAGAACTTCCCGGAGGCGTTGCTGCCGCTGTTCTGGGTTGAGGAAGGAATACTTCTCGACGACGAGTTTGTCAACAAGGTGAAGGTGGTGTTCAAAGCGATGGCGGTCGTCGG CTTTTTGAAGTGGCTGATGGTACTCGGTGGGTTAGGCATGAGCGTCGCAGCTGGCGTGTTGCATTACAAAAGTCGCGACAGTGGTAAGCTGGACATCACAAAGGTCACTCCGAAAGGCAGCAGCAAGGAAGACGGCAAGGCGGACAAGAGCTGGCCGCCTAGCATGAACATCAGTACGATACAGGCGGCATCCGTTCCGTCCAGCCTCGACAGAAATTGA
- the LOC105674005 gene encoding sensory neuron membrane protein 1-like isoform X2 — protein sequence MVNIKKLGIGGGCMFVFGILFGWWGFPAILRSQIKKAIALKPGSEIREMWSNFPLPLDFKVYLFNVTNPDEIKEGKKPKLQEVGPFFYDEYKVKLDLVDREEEDSVEYSLKSTWFFNPKKSNGLTGEEEMVYPHLMILGMVGATLIEKPAAVGIVGKAVDSIFHKPDSIFVRAKAKDILFDGLPVDCTVTDFAGSAVCNLLKTEAKDLVPDGENRYKFSIFGGKNGTIAPQRMKVLRGVKNYKDVGRVLEYDGKPALDIWPEDHCNAFNGTDSTIFPPLFGPDDDIVSFGYEICRSLSAHYKHHSKIKGVNTLHYTADLGDMSTNPMEKCFCPTPDTCLPKNLYDMTKCLGVPIIGSLPHFYDSDGKYLQMVDGLHPNQEEHEIDMDFEPMTATPLLAHKRLQFNMFIQPVPKFKLMKNFPEALLPLFWVEEGILLDDEFVNKVKVVFKAMAVVGFLKWLMVLGGLGMSVAAGVLHYKSRDSGKLDITKVTPKGSSKEDGKADKSWPPSMNISTIQAASVPSSLDRN from the exons ATGGTGAATATAAAGAAACTCGGGATCGGCGGTGGATGTATGTTCGTCTTTGGTATTTTATTTGGTTGGTGGGGATTTCCAGCAATCCTTAGATCGCAGATTAAGAAG GCGATCGCGTTGAAGCCAGGCAGCGAGATACGCGAGATGTGGTCAAATTTTCCATTGCCGTTGGATTTTAAAGTCTATCTGTTCAACGTAACCAACCCTGACGAGATCAAGGAGGGTAAGAAGCCGAAGTTGCAAGAAGTAGGACCGTTCTTCTACGA CGAGTATAAAGTGAAGCTGGATCTCGTTGATCGAGAGGAggaagacagcgtcgagtacAGCTTGAAGTCAACGTGGTTCTTCAATCCCAAGAAGAGCAACGGATTGACGGGCGAGGAGGAAATGGTGTATCCTCATCTCATGATCCTGGGAATGGTGGGAGCCACTCTGATCGAGAAGCCAGCCGCAGTCGGGATCGTCG GCAAAGCGGTCGACAGTATCTTCCACAAGCCGGACTCGATATTCGTGAGAGCCAAAGCCAAAGATATACTTTTCGACGGTTTGCCTGTTGATTGCACGGTGACAGACTTTGCCGGGTCGGCGGTGTGCAATTTGCTGAAGACGGAAGCGAAGGATTTGGTGCCGGACGGAGAAAATCGTTACAAGTTCTCAATCTTCGGCGGG AAAAACGGAACCATCGCGCCGCAGCGTATGAAAGTTCTGCGCGgtgttaaaaattacaaggaTGTCGGCCGTGTCCTGGAGTACGATGGTAAACCCGCGCTAGACATTTGGCCGGAGGATCACTGCAACGCTTTCAACGGCACCGACTCGACCATCTTTCCACCTTTGTTCGGGCCGGACGACGACATCGTCTCGTTCGGATACGAGATCTGTCGCAGTCTCAGCGCGCATTACAAACACCATAGCAAAATCAAAG GTGTCAACACTCTTCATTATACTGCTGATCTGGGAGACATGAGCACGAATCCTATGGAGAAGTGTTTCTGCCCGACACCGGACACTTGCTTGccgaaaaatttatatgatatgaCAAAGTGCCTGGGCGTGCCTATTATCGGATCTCTGCCACACTTTTACGACTCTGATGGAAAATACTTGCAAATGGTGGACGGTCTGCACCCGAATCAG GAAGAGCACGAAATCGACATGGATTTCGAGCCGATGACGGCCACGCCGCTCCTCGCGCATAAGCGGCTGCAGTTCAACATGTTCATACAACCGGTACCGAAGTTCAAACTGATGAAGAACTTCCCGGAGGCGTTGCTGCCGCTGTTCTGGGTTGAGGAAGGAATACTTCTCGACGACGAGTTTGTCAACAAGGTGAAGGTGGTGTTCAAAGCGATGGCGGTCGTCGG CTTTTTGAAGTGGCTGATGGTACTCGGTGGGTTAGGCATGAGCGTCGCAGCTGGCGTGTTGCATTACAAAAGTCGCGACAGTGGTAAGCTGGACATCACAAAGGTCACTCCGAAAGGCAGCAGCAAGGAAGACGGCAAGGCGGACAAGAGCTGGCCGCCTAGCATGAACATCAGTACGATACAGGCGGCATCCGTTCCGTCCAGCCTCGACAGAAATTGA